The following are encoded together in the Strix uralensis isolate ZFMK-TIS-50842 chromosome 38, bStrUra1, whole genome shotgun sequence genome:
- the CDC37 gene encoding hsp90 co-chaperone Cdc37: MVDYSVWDHIEVSDDEDETHPNIDTASLFRWRHQARVERMEQFQKEKEELDKGCRECKRKLAECQKKMKELEVTDPGSGKGELEKLQAEAQQLKNEEKSWENKLEELKKKEKNMPWNVDTLSKDGFSKSVFNVKPEEKEETEEQKEKKHKTFVERYEKQIKHFGMLRRWDDSQKYLSDNPHLVCEETANYLVIWCIDLEVEEKHALMEQVAHQTIVMQFILELAKSLKVDPRACFRQFFTKIKTADQQYMEGFNDELEAFKERVRGRAKVRIEKAMKEYEEEERQKRLGPGGLDPVEVYESLPPELQKCFDVKDVQMLQDTISKMDPTEAKYHMQRCIDSGLWVPNAKTGEGAEKGGGEALYEEIKKENGNEEKGNP; the protein is encoded by the exons atGGTGGACTACAGCGTGTGGGACCACATCGAGGTCTCGGACGATGAGGACGAGACTCACCCCAACATCGACACGGCCAGTCTCTTCCGATGGCGGCACCAG GCTCGAGTGGAGAGGATGGAGCAattccagaaggaaaaggaagagctggATAAAGGATGCAGGGAATGCAAACGGAAACTCGCCGAGtgccagaaaaaaatgaaggagctGGAGGTGACGGATCCGGGGAGCGGGAAGGGGGAGCTGGAGAAGCTCCAGGCTGAAGCCCAGCAGCTGAAGAACGAAGAGAAAAGCTGGGAAAACAAATTGGAGGAGCtgaaaaagaaggagaagaacATGCCCTGGAACGTGGATACCCTCAGCAAAGACGGCTTCAGcaag AGCGTCTTCAACGTCAAAccggaggagaaggaggaaacggaggaacagaaagagaagaaacacaaaacCTTTGTGGAGAGATACGAGAAACAAATCAAACACTTCG GGATGCTGCGGCGCTGGGATGACAGCCAGAAATATCTCTCTGATAACCCTCACCTCGTTTGCGAGGAGACGGCTAATTACTTAGTCATCTGGTGCATCGATCTGGAGGTGGAAGAG AAACACGCCCTGATGGAGCAGGTCGCCCACCAGACCATCGTCATGCAGTTCATCCTGGAGCTGGCCAAGAGCCTGAAGGTCGATCCCAGGGCTTGTTTCAGGCAGTTTTTCACCAAAATTAAG ACAGCCGACCAGCAGTACATGGAGGGCTTCAACGACGAGCTGGAAGCCTTCAAGGAGCGGGTGCGAGGGCGAGCCAAGGTCCGCATCGAGAAGGCGATGAAGGAATATGAGGAAGAGGAGCGGCAGAAGCGCCTGGGCCCCGGCGGGCTCGACCCCGTGGAGGTGTACGAGTCCCTGCCACCC GAGctgcaaaaatgttttgatgtAAAAGACGTTCAGATGTTGCAGGACACGATCAGCAAAATGGATCCCACC GAGGCCAAATACCACATGCAGCGATGCATCGACTCGGGGCTCTGGGTCCCCAACGCCAAGACGGGGGAAGGAGCCGAGAAAGGAGGCGGCGAAGCCCTTTATGaagaaattaagaaggaaaaCGGCAACGAGGAGAAAGGAAATCCgtga